The following coding sequences lie in one Candidatus Bathyarchaeota archaeon genomic window:
- a CDS encoding nucleotide pyrophosphohydrolase, with the protein MAGIRDFQNLMKAIYFERDKERGVFMTYAWLISEVGELARALIRGDKSLIAEEAADVLAWLLSLCNLLDIDVEKAAYGKYGKGCPRCGSIPCVCRTGKPRNF; encoded by the coding sequence ATGGCTGGTATAAGGGATTTTCAAAACCTCATGAAGGCCATATACTTTGAGAGAGATAAGGAGAGAGGGGTGTTCATGACCTACGCTTGGCTTATATCAGAGGTCGGAGAGCTTGCTAGGGCACTTATAAGAGGCGATAAGTCACTTATAGCTGAAGAAGCTGCCGATGTGCTTGCGTGGCTTCTCAGTCTATGCAACCTGTTAGACATAGATGTGGAGAAAGCGGCTTATGGGAAATATGGTAAGGGATGCCCGAGATGTGGGTCGATACCCTGTGTTTGTAGAACCGGGAAGCCTAGAAACTTTTAA